The segment ATGGTTTTTATCGACCACATACGAAGTGTTTGTCTTGCGATTTTTAACTAGAGTATCTCGGAACGTTGTAGGTTCAACATAGCCTGTACAAATAGCGGTATACGTTTTATCTAATGTACGTGTTCGAACTTGATCGCTGAGTCGTCCTGCTGCTTTTGGTGTTTTTGCGAAGACCATGATGCCACCAACTGGGCGGTCAAGGCGATGGACAAGCCCCACATAAACATTGCCGGGTTTATCATATTTCACTTTAATATAGTTTTTGACTTCTGTAAGGAGGTCAAGGTCATTACTTTCATCACCTTGTGAGGGTTGATTCGGTTTTTTCTCCACGACAATAACGTGGTTATCTTCATAAAAGATTTTCATCATAACACCACCTTGTTGTGACGCCACAGGGTAACATTGTATCCATGGATGTGATAGGTAGTCCTATCGCTTCGCTTTGTGTGTTTATCGGAAGGTTTTGATTGCGCAGCGCATCATTTAACGCGTGACGAACTTTTTTAGGCGTAAGATTTGTCGTATAAGTATTTAAGACGACAAAAAGTGCATTGGGATCTAAAAGTTCCATAGAAGCGTTAAGGAGCGGTTGCAGTTGATCTTCAATTTTCCAACGCTCTCCTTTAGGCCCCCGTCCAAAACTTGGCGGATCCATGATGATACCATGATAGGTCCGTCCGCGACGTTTTTCACGTTCAATAAATTTCATAGCATCTTCAACGATTGTTCGAATTTTTTTATCATTTAAATCATTCAGTTCGATGTTTTCCCGTGTCCAAGCAATCATTCCTTTAAGTGCATCAATATGAACAACCTCTTCAACATTTTCTTTGGCACAAGCGATGGTCGCACCGCCGGTATATCCAAATAAATTAAGAATGCGAACTGGCTCATTGTGGGATTTGATAACAGAACGCATCCAATCCCAGTTAACAGCTTGTTCAGGGAAAATCCCGGTATGTTTAAAAGATGTTGGGCGAACTTTAAAGTTTAAATCTTTATATTTGATAATCCAACTTTCGGGAAGGGTTCGATTAAAATGCCATCCCTCCTTAAAAAAAGCATCAATCGGCATGCCCGGGGTTGTGGGTTTCCATGTCGCAACAGGATCAGGACGTCGCACAATAATATCATGATAGCGTTCTGTTTTTAATCCATTTCCTGCGTCGAGGACTTCAAAAT is part of the Erysipelothrix piscisicarius genome and harbors:
- a CDS encoding RluA family pseudouridine synthase is translated as MMKIFYEDNHVIVVEKKPNQPSQGDESNDLDLLTEVKNYIKVKYDKPGNVYVGLVHRLDRPVGGIMVFAKTPKAAGRLSDQVRTRTLDKTYTAICTGYVEPTTFRDTLVKNRKTNTSYVVDKNHPDGKYAELHVIEACYHPTENLSTVRIKLVTGRSHQIRVQFASRSHALWGDARYNKQAKPGQQIALWATELSFDHPITKERMTFTSHTPSKFPFNL
- a CDS encoding class I SAM-dependent methyltransferase yields the protein MRVPTEWTDFEVLDAGNGLKTERYHDIIVRRPDPVATWKPTTPGMPIDAFFKEGWHFNRTLPESWIIKYKDLNFKVRPTSFKHTGIFPEQAVNWDWMRSVIKSHNEPVRILNLFGYTGGATIACAKENVEEVVHIDALKGMIAWTRENIELNDLNDKKIRTIVEDAMKFIEREKRRGRTYHGIIMDPPSFGRGPKGERWKIEDQLQPLLNASMELLDPNALFVVLNTYTTNLTPKKVRHALNDALRNQNLPINTQSEAIGLPITSMDTMLPCGVTTRWCYDENLL